The proteins below are encoded in one region of Scomber japonicus isolate fScoJap1 chromosome 2, fScoJap1.pri, whole genome shotgun sequence:
- the emp1 gene encoding epithelial membrane protein 1: MLMLAGIVLLHITTIILLLVATIDNAWWTSATVSTDLWGKWERTESVWHYMNLKDYPEEYLQTVQATSVLACIFTILALFVFVAQLFTLPKGQRFTFTGILQLIACLCIMIAASIYTAQLHVNEEGKYGHSYVLAWISFVFTLLLAITYLILRKKSE; encoded by the exons ATGTTGATGCTGGCTGGAATCGTCCTTCTGCatatcaccaccatcatcctgCTTCTGGTGGCCACCATTGATAAT GCCTGGTGGACCAGCGCAACAGTGTCGACTGACTTATGGGGCAAGTGGGAGAGGACGGAATCAGTCTGGCATTACATGAACCTAAAAGACTATCCAGAGG AATATCTCCAGACAGTGCAGGCTACCTCAGTGCTGGCCTGTATTTTCACCATCCTGgccttgtttgtgtttgtggctcAGCTGTTCACTCTGCCCAAAGGCCAGAGGTTCACCTTCACTGGCATTTTACAGCTAATCGCCT GCCTGTGTATAATGATTGCAGCCTCAATCTACACAGCCCAGCTTCACGTCAATGAAGAAGGAAAGTACGGACACTCCTATGTCCTGGCTTGGATCTCTTTTGTCTTCACCTTACTCTTAGCTATCACCTACCTCATCCTGCGGAAGAAGAGCGAGTAA